Below is a window of Paraburkholderia kururiensis DNA.
GCGCAATCCGGCACGGCGCCCGTGCCCGCGCGCGGTCAGCAGTTCTTCACCAGCCGCCATGGGCACGAATGGGCCTGCACGAGTTGCCACGGTGCCATGCCCACCGGCAACGGTCAGCATGCGGCCACCGGCAAGACCATCGCGCCGCTCGCGCCCGCCTTCAATCCCGCGCGCTTCACCGATACCGCGAAAGTCGAAAAGTGGTTTCGGCGCAATTGCGGCGACGTCGTGGGCCGCGAATGCACCGCCGCCGAAAAGGCCGATGTGCTCAGCTGGTTGATATCGATCAAACCCTGACCGACCCGCCAACCGTATACCCATCCCATCGAGGAGAGGCACATGGATTTTCCACTGCCGCTTGCCGCGCTTGGTGCGCTTGCTACACGTCCCGCCGTCGCCCGTGCTGTCGCGGCCGTCGCCATGACGGCGCTGGCGGGCGTTGCCCTCGCGGACGACGAACCCTACACGAGCGCCGTCGCGCCGCTGCCCAAGTACCAGCAGGAATGCGCGGCATGCCATATCGCCTATCCGCCGGGCATGCTGCCCGCTCAATCGTGGCAGCACATTCTCGGCAACCTCGAGCATCACTTCGGCACCAATGCGTCGCTCGACGCGGCTTCGGTCAAGCAGATCGAAGGCTGGCTCGTGGCGCATGCGGCGCAGGGCGGCAGGGCAGCGAAGGCGCCGCCCGAGGACCGCATTACCCGCAGCCGCTGGTTCGCCGCCGCGCACGACGAAGTGTCGCCCTCGGTATGGCGGCTTGCCGCGGTGAAGAGCCCGTCCAACTGCGTCGCGTGTCACCGGCGCGCCGATCAGGGGAATTTCGATGAACGATACATCCGCATCCCGTATGGAAAATGAGTCCGTGTCGCCGGCCGGCGCTTCTGCGAGCGGGCGTCCCGCGGGCACGGTCCGCATCCTCGTCTGGGATGCGCCCGTGCGGGTGTTCCACTGGCTCATGGTGGTGTCGTTCGCGCTCGCGTGGCTCACGGCGGAAAGCGAACGCTGGCGGCTCGTGCACGTCACGCTCGGCTACACGATGGTGGGCCTCGTCGCGTTCCGGCTGATGTGGGGCCTCGCCGGCACGCGTTACGCGCGCTTTGCGGCGTTCGTGCGTGCGCCGGGCGCGGTGGTGCGCTATCTCGCGAGTCTCGTGAAGGGGCACCCGGAGCCGCATGTCGGGCACAACCCCGCGGGCGCGGTCGCCATCGTCGCCATGCTGCTGCTCACGCTCGCCATTGGCGCCACGGGCTGGGCGGCGTACAACGACGTGGGCGGCGAAGCCTTCGAAGAACTGCACGAGGGTGTGGCCAACGCGATGCTCGCGCTGGTGGCCATTCACGTTGCAGCGGTGCTGGCGAGCAGCGTCTTGCATCGCGAGAACCTGGTTCGCTCGATGGTGACGGGATACAAGTCCGGACGTGCGCGCGACGGCATTCGCAGCGCGCGATGGGGTGTGGCTGCGCTCCTGATCGTCGCCGTGCTCGCGTGGTGGGGCACGCAATGGCAGGCCGCGCCGCGGGCCGGCGCATCTTTGACCGGACCTGCCGCGGGGGCCGCGCATCGGTCGGGGCAGGGCAACGATAACGACAACGATTGATCCACGAGCATCACGCCAATCACGCGCAACACGAGAAGGCTCTGTCGGACGTGCGAATCCTGCTCATAGAAGACGACCCCCTGCTAGGCGACGGCATTCGTGCCGGCTTGCGCCAGCAGGGCTTTCAGGTGGACTGGGTGCGCGACGGCGAAGCGGCGCAGCGCGAGCTGCGCGCGCATCCGTACGCGGCGGCCGTGCTCGACCTCGGCCTGCCGCGCATGGACGGTCTCGACGTGCTGCGCGTGGCGCGTGACGCGGGCGTCGAGCTGCCCATTCTCGTGCTCACCGCGCGCGATGCCGTGCCGGACCGCATCCGCGGTCTCAACGCGGGCGCGGACGACTACGTCGTGAAGCCCGTCGATCTGCACGAGCTGGTCGCGCGTCTGCACGCGCTCGTGCGCCGTGCGCACGGCCGGCCCGGCGAGCGGCTCGAAGCGCAGGACATCGTGCTGGAGCCCGCTTCGCGCACGGTCTATCGCGCGGGTGTACCGGTGTCGCTCGCCACGCGCGAGTTCGATCTGCTGCACGTGCTCATGCTCAACGCGGGGCGCGTGTTGTCGCGCGAGCAGATCGAGCAGCATCTCTACAGCTGGGGCCAGGAGGTGGAGAGCAACGCCGTGGAGGTGCACGTGCATCGCCTGAGAAGCAAGCTGGGCAGCGACCTGATCCGCACCGTGCGCGGCGTGGGCTACGTGCTGCTGCGCGAGCCGGCGGGGCCGGCATGACCCGGCCGCGCTCGCTCCAGGGCCGGTTGCTGCTGCTCGTCACCGGTGTGCTGCTCGCCGTGTGGCTGGTGGCCGCCGCTTTCACCTGGCACGATGCGCGGCACGAAATCGACGAACTGCTGGACAGCCATCTTGCGCAGGCGGCGGCGTTGCTCGTGATGCAGGAAACGCGCACCGTGGACGACGACGAAGACCCCATGGACGCGCCCACGCTGCATCCCTATGCGCCGCGCGTGGCGTTCCAGGTGTTCCACGAAGGGCGGCTCGGCTTGCGTTCGGCGAACGCGCCCGCCGAGCCGATGGTGAGCGCCGACCGCGCGCATGCCGCGGGCTTTTCCACCGTGCGGATCGACGGCAAGACCTGGCGCGTGTTTGCCGCGCGCGGCGCGCAGCACGACGTCGAGGTCTACGTGGGCGAGCAGGTGGATTCGCGGCGGGCCATTCTGCTTGCCGTGATGCGCGGCGCCTTCTGGCCGATGGCGCTGGCGTTGCCCGTTCTGCTGCTCGCCACGGGGTGGGCCGTGCGGCGTGGCGCGAAGCCGCTGCGCGAACTGGGCAGCACGCTGGCGCGACGCGATCCCCGCGCGCTCGACGCCGTGCGCATGCAGCATGCGCCGCTCGAAATGGTGCCGCTGCTCGATGCGCTGAACCGTCTCTTCGATCGCATTCGCGCCGTGCTGGATGCCGAGCGGCGCTTCACCGCCGACGCCGCCCATGAACTGCGCACGCCCATCGCGGCGATCAAGGCGCAAGCCCAGGTGGCGATGGCCGAAGAGAACGTCGAGCTGCGTCGCCACGCGCTGCGCCGCTTGCTGGAAGGCTGCGACCGCGCGGCACACCTCGTCGATCAATTGCTG
It encodes the following:
- a CDS encoding DUF1924 domain-containing protein codes for the protein MRRLRSGTGIATVAAIASLTAATLSVPAHAETPAQILSGYTAQSGTAPVPARGQQFFTSRHGHEWACTSCHGAMPTGNGQHAATGKTIAPLAPAFNPARFTDTAKVEKWFRRNCGDVVGRECTAAEKADVLSWLISIKP
- a CDS encoding diheme cytochrome c, producing MDFPLPLAALGALATRPAVARAVAAVAMTALAGVALADDEPYTSAVAPLPKYQQECAACHIAYPPGMLPAQSWQHILGNLEHHFGTNASLDAASVKQIEGWLVAHAAQGGRAAKAPPEDRITRSRWFAAAHDEVSPSVWRLAAVKSPSNCVACHRRADQGNFDERYIRIPYGK
- a CDS encoding cytochrome b/b6 domain-containing protein, which codes for MNDTSASRMENESVSPAGASASGRPAGTVRILVWDAPVRVFHWLMVVSFALAWLTAESERWRLVHVTLGYTMVGLVAFRLMWGLAGTRYARFAAFVRAPGAVVRYLASLVKGHPEPHVGHNPAGAVAIVAMLLLTLAIGATGWAAYNDVGGEAFEELHEGVANAMLALVAIHVAAVLASSVLHRENLVRSMVTGYKSGRARDGIRSARWGVAALLIVAVLAWWGTQWQAAPRAGASLTGPAAGAAHRSGQGNDNDND
- a CDS encoding response regulator is translated as MRILLIEDDPLLGDGIRAGLRQQGFQVDWVRDGEAAQRELRAHPYAAAVLDLGLPRMDGLDVLRVARDAGVELPILVLTARDAVPDRIRGLNAGADDYVVKPVDLHELVARLHALVRRAHGRPGERLEAQDIVLEPASRTVYRAGVPVSLATREFDLLHVLMLNAGRVLSREQIEQHLYSWGQEVESNAVEVHVHRLRSKLGSDLIRTVRGVGYVLLREPAGPA
- a CDS encoding ATP-binding protein, yielding MTRPRSLQGRLLLLVTGVLLAVWLVAAAFTWHDARHEIDELLDSHLAQAAALLVMQETRTVDDDEDPMDAPTLHPYAPRVAFQVFHEGRLGLRSANAPAEPMVSADRAHAAGFSTVRIDGKTWRVFAARGAQHDVEVYVGEQVDSRRAILLAVMRGAFWPMALALPVLLLATGWAVRRGAKPLRELGSTLARRDPRALDAVRMQHAPLEMVPLLDALNRLFDRIRAVLDAERRFTADAAHELRTPIAAIKAQAQVAMAEENVELRRHALRRLLEGCDRAAHLVDQLLLLSRLEAGAPMDTAEVALPALAQQVVADIAPQALNKRQQLELEASGACTVEGNEVLLASLVRNLVDNAVRYSPARAHIAVWVRLRGERVVLGVEDSGPGLPDEQLERLGERFFRGGFPDDESAAPSGSGLGWSIVRRVAAVHGAQVDVGRSAALGGLCVTVSLPCARAANQARR